One segment of Clostridium ljungdahlii DSM 13528 DNA contains the following:
- a CDS encoding ABC transporter permease has translation MNLELGVSDTSNKKTKNNSIILYKIKKNPMTILGFSIIIIMALLAILAPYVTSYDPTKMNILDRFQAPSIKHLFGTDEVGRDILTRIIYGTRISLTTGISVVVTAGFIGAFIGSVCGYFGGYVDQIIMRLMDMVLAFPTLILAMVIAAILGSSLFNVMLAIAIVKIPVYVRLARGEALILKNNLYVKAANTFGLSNIYIILRHIIPNAITPIIIQITLDLGDTILLVATLGFLGLGAKPPTPEWGTMISTGFKYMLEQWWYPTFPGLAVFLASTGFNLIGDGLRDVLDPKSLR, from the coding sequence ATGAATTTAGAGTTAGGGGTTAGTGATACATCCAATAAAAAAACTAAAAATAATAGTATTATTCTTTATAAGATAAAAAAGAATCCAATGACCATATTGGGATTTTCTATAATAATAATAATGGCATTGCTAGCTATTTTGGCACCATATGTAACAAGTTATGATCCTACAAAAATGAATATACTAGACAGATTTCAAGCGCCAAGTATAAAACATTTATTTGGAACAGATGAAGTCGGGCGTGATATTTTGACGAGAATTATTTATGGAACTCGAATATCTCTTACAACTGGAATAAGTGTAGTTGTTACTGCAGGATTTATAGGTGCTTTTATAGGATCTGTATGCGGATATTTTGGTGGATATGTAGACCAAATAATAATGAGACTAATGGACATGGTTTTGGCATTTCCAACTCTTATACTTGCAATGGTTATAGCTGCAATATTAGGATCTAGTTTATTTAATGTTATGCTTGCCATAGCTATAGTAAAAATTCCTGTGTATGTTAGATTAGCTAGAGGAGAAGCGCTTATTTTAAAAAACAACCTATATGTAAAAGCAGCTAATACCTTCGGATTATCTAATATATATATAATACTTAGGCATATTATTCCAAATGCCATAACTCCTATAATTATTCAGATTACTTTGGATTTAGGAGATACTATTTTACTTGTAGCAACATTAGGATTTTTGGGACTTGGAGCAAAGCCCCCAACTCCAGAATGGGGAACTATGATAAGTACAGGATTTAAGTATATGCTCGAACAATGGTGGTATCCTACGTTTCCTGGACTTGCAGTTTTTTTAGCTTCAACTGGTTTTAATCTAATAGGAGATGGTCTAAGAGATGTACTTGACCCTAAATCTTTGAGATAG
- a CDS encoding ABC transporter ATP-binding protein, producing MLNVENLSISFDTFEGRIHVLDNVSFSVNEGEILAIVGESGSGKSVSAYSVLGLLDKNSNIENGQVLFENTDLLKLKEKEIQEYRGKKIGMVFQEPMTALHPTMKVGKQILNVIIQNSGISKEKAAEIMLKNLRDVHFENPEYVANKYPFELSGGMRQRIVISLAMCNEPKLLIADEPTTALDVTIQAEILNLMKELVKKRNTAVLLITHDFSVVRAVSDKVCVMYGGKVLERGYTKDVLEKPEHPYTQALLNALPDKVDPDIRLQEIKGEVPDLRCRPKGCIFASRCLFKTDRCVKEAPPQKKASEDHVFYCWEVDK from the coding sequence TTGTTAAATGTAGAAAACTTATCTATATCTTTTGATACTTTTGAAGGTAGAATCCATGTACTTGACAACGTATCTTTTTCTGTAAATGAAGGTGAGATACTTGCTATAGTAGGAGAATCTGGATCAGGTAAATCCGTTTCAGCTTATTCTGTACTAGGGCTTTTAGATAAAAATTCCAACATAGAAAATGGACAAGTGTTGTTTGAAAATACTGATCTTTTAAAATTAAAAGAAAAAGAAATACAAGAATATAGAGGTAAAAAAATAGGTATGGTTTTTCAAGAACCTATGACTGCCCTTCATCCTACAATGAAGGTTGGAAAACAAATTTTAAATGTAATAATACAAAATTCAGGAATATCAAAGGAAAAGGCGGCAGAAATAATGCTTAAAAATTTAAGGGATGTTCATTTTGAAAACCCTGAATATGTAGCTAACAAATATCCATTTGAACTTTCAGGGGGGATGAGACAGAGAATAGTTATTTCTCTTGCCATGTGTAATGAACCTAAACTTTTAATTGCAGATGAACCTACTACTGCATTGGATGTAACTATACAAGCTGAAATATTAAATTTAATGAAAGAACTTGTAAAAAAAAGAAATACTGCTGTTTTATTAATTACACATGACTTTAGTGTAGTAAGAGCTGTAAGTGATAAAGTTTGTGTAATGTATGGAGGTAAAGTACTTGAAAGGGGATATACGAAAGATGTATTAGAAAAACCAGAGCATCCATATACACAAGCACTTCTAAATGCACTTCCAGATAAAGTTGATCCGGATATAAGGCTTCAAGAAATAAAGGGAGAAGTACCTGATCTTAGATGCAGACCTAAGGGATGTATATTTGCTTCCAGGTGCCTTTTTAAAACCGATAGATGCGTGAAAGAGGCTCCACCCCAAAAAAAAGCTTCAGAGGATCATGTCTTTTATTGCTGGGAGGTTGATAAGTGA
- a CDS encoding ABC transporter ATP-binding protein has protein sequence METILEIKNLKKVFGKFSALKGVSFKLNKGETFGLVGESGSGKSTIANIIVGIHSPSSGNVIFKDRKLWKNNKYNCGEYGKIQIVFQDPRSSLDPRMTIKSIISEPLLALPKLIRQEKGSRQNLAKLIKSVGLQEQHLDRYPHEFSGGQRQRIAVARAIITDPEVIILDEPTSALDVSVQAQILNLLKDIQKEKNITYLFISHNMAVVKYISSRIGVLYKGQFVEMGNSQEVFECPKHDYTKRLISSILE, from the coding sequence ATGGAAACTATCTTAGAGATTAAAAATTTAAAAAAGGTGTTTGGCAAGTTTTCTGCATTAAAAGGAGTTTCTTTTAAACTAAATAAAGGTGAAACTTTTGGACTGGTTGGTGAATCGGGATCTGGCAAGTCAACTATTGCCAATATAATAGTGGGAATACATTCGCCTTCATCAGGTAATGTGATTTTTAAAGATAGAAAACTGTGGAAAAACAATAAATATAATTGTGGCGAGTATGGAAAAATTCAAATTGTATTTCAAGATCCACGCTCTTCACTTGATCCTAGGATGACTATAAAGAGTATAATTTCAGAACCGCTTTTAGCGCTGCCAAAATTAATTAGACAGGAAAAAGGATCTAGGCAAAATCTTGCAAAACTTATAAAAAGTGTTGGACTTCAAGAACAGCATTTAGATAGATATCCACATGAATTTTCTGGCGGACAAAGACAGAGAATAGCTGTTGCCAGGGCCATAATTACAGATCCAGAAGTTATAATTTTAGATGAACCTACTTCTGCGCTAGATGTATCTGTTCAAGCACAAATTTTAAATTTATTAAAGGACATTCAAAAAGAAAAAAATATAACTTATTTGTTTATTTCGCATAATATGGCTGTTGTCAAGTATATAAGCAGCAGGATAGGAGTTTTGTATAAAGGACAATTTGTTGAAATGGGAAACTCACAAGAGGTATTTGAGTGTCCTAAACATGATTATACAAAAAGATTAATTTCTAGTATATTGGAGTAA
- a CDS encoding dipeptidase, translated as MKAFDAHSDMFTDITIRRLKGERNIIENYHIDELKKGGVAASILGIWIEPLYVNKDRTWRTLQIMGAVSEEIEDMREYAGIVYKYSDLIKLNQENRIGIIMGMEGVSGLRDDISLINAMYRFGVRHAMLTWNEENEFATGVKSSNKDRGLTKKGVELVKRMEKLGIIIDVSHGNESTFWDIYENTTKPFIASHSNAYNLCNSIRNLKDDQIKAIGERNGVIGVNSWVDFVDNEHPCAEKLADHVDYIVDKIGIDHVGFGFDFGNYLDSRTLKSLQDEEYIKTQGIEDASKIPNLLNILKRRGYKNDELEKIAFKNMERIVRDILV; from the coding sequence ATGAAAGCTTTTGATGCACATTCTGATATGTTTACGGATATTACTATAAGACGATTAAAAGGTGAGAGAAATATTATAGAAAATTATCATATAGATGAATTAAAAAAAGGAGGTGTAGCAGCTTCAATTTTAGGAATATGGATTGAACCCCTTTATGTTAATAAAGATCGTACATGGAGAACGCTTCAGATAATGGGTGCTGTTTCTGAAGAAATAGAAGATATGAGAGAATACGCTGGTATTGTATATAAATATAGTGATTTAATTAAATTAAATCAAGAGAATAGGATTGGAATAATAATGGGGATGGAAGGTGTAAGTGGACTTAGAGATGATATAAGTCTTATAAATGCAATGTATAGGTTTGGAGTTAGACATGCTATGCTTACTTGGAATGAGGAAAATGAATTTGCCACAGGGGTTAAAAGCTCAAATAAAGATAGGGGACTTACGAAAAAAGGTGTAGAATTAGTAAAGAGAATGGAGAAATTAGGAATAATAATTGATGTGTCCCATGGAAATGAAAGTACTTTTTGGGATATATATGAGAATACTACAAAACCATTTATAGCTTCACATTCTAATGCATATAATTTGTGCAATAGTATTAGAAATTTAAAAGATGATCAAATTAAAGCCATAGGTGAAAGAAACGGAGTTATAGGAGTTAACTCCTGGGTGGATTTTGTAGATAATGAACATCCATGCGCAGAAAAGTTGGCAGATCATGTGGATTATATAGTAGATAAAATTGGTATAGATCATGTAGGATTTGGATTTGATTTTGGAAATTATTTAGATTCTAGGACACTTAAATCACTTCAGGATGAAGAATATATAAAAACGCAAGGTATTGAAGACGCTTCAAAAATACCTAATTTATTAAATATCCTAAAAAGGCGAGGATATAAAAATGATGAATTAGAAAAAATAGCTTTTAAAAATATGGAGCGTATAGTGAGAGATATACTGGTATAA
- a CDS encoding RrF2 family transcriptional regulator, with translation MKLSTKGRYGVKAMVDLAIHYSDEPSSIKSISERQNISEYYLEQLFSNLRKSNLVKSIRGAQGGYILNREPKDITVADIMKVLEGPIEISDCVDENNENSCSNMDCCATRLLWSRIKESIEQVMKSTTLQDMVDDYIQMKQEKTKGDI, from the coding sequence TTGAAGCTATCCACAAAAGGAAGATATGGGGTAAAAGCTATGGTAGATTTAGCTATTCACTATAGTGATGAGCCGTCATCTATAAAAAGTATATCGGAAAGACAAAATATATCAGAATACTATTTAGAACAGCTATTTTCGAACCTTAGAAAATCTAATTTAGTAAAAAGTATTAGGGGAGCACAAGGTGGGTATATTTTAAACAGAGAACCCAAAGATATAACTGTAGCTGATATAATGAAAGTTTTAGAAGGACCTATAGAAATCTCAGATTGTGTAGATGAAAATAATGAAAATTCCTGCAGTAATATGGATTGCTGTGCTACCAGGCTTTTATGGAGTAGAATTAAAGAAAGTATAGAACAGGTTATGAAGTCTACAACTTTACAAGACATGGTAGATGATTATATTCAAATGAAACAAGAAAAAACGAAAGGGGATATATAA
- the nifS gene encoding cysteine desulfurase NifS, whose translation MNKKVYMDYSATTYTKPEVLQEMIPYFTENFGNPSSLYSMSDVPREAINTARQRVAKAINADKNEIFFTAGGSESDNWILKGIAFANKNKGNHIITTKIEHHAILHACKFLEKNGFEVTYLPVDEYGFINLEDLKKAIKDTTILVSVMFANNEVGTIQPIKEIGEICREKKIYFHTDAVQAIGHVNIDVKDMNIDALSMAGHKFYGPKGIGAMYLKKGVKIESLIHGGAQERGKRASTENVPGIVGIGKAIELATSEMKTESKRLSKLRDKLTKGLVEEIPYAKVNGPSGDKRLPGNVNLSFIGIEGETLLLDLNDAGIFVSTGSACASASLDPSHVLLALGLPHEVAHGSLRLTLGAGTTEEDVDYALQVIPKVVARRRAMSPLWEDFLKTQNKGEKVEQL comes from the coding sequence ATGAATAAGAAGGTTTACATGGACTATTCAGCTACTACTTATACAAAACCCGAGGTATTACAAGAGATGATTCCTTATTTTACTGAGAATTTTGGAAACCCATCTTCACTGTATTCAATGTCAGATGTTCCAAGAGAGGCAATTAATACAGCTAGACAAAGAGTGGCTAAGGCAATAAATGCAGATAAAAATGAAATATTTTTTACAGCAGGTGGCTCAGAAAGTGATAACTGGATATTAAAAGGAATAGCTTTTGCAAATAAAAATAAAGGAAATCATATAATAACTACTAAGATAGAACATCATGCTATTTTACATGCATGTAAGTTTCTTGAAAAGAATGGATTTGAAGTTACTTATTTACCTGTAGATGAGTATGGATTTATAAATTTAGAAGATTTAAAAAAAGCAATTAAGGATACTACAATACTTGTATCTGTAATGTTTGCAAATAATGAAGTGGGAACCATTCAACCTATAAAGGAAATAGGTGAAATATGTAGAGAAAAGAAGATATATTTTCACACAGATGCAGTTCAAGCTATAGGACACGTTAACATAGATGTAAAGGATATGAATATAGATGCTCTTTCTATGGCAGGACATAAGTTTTATGGACCTAAGGGAATAGGAGCAATGTACTTGAAAAAGGGAGTAAAAATTGAAAGCCTGATACATGGTGGTGCACAGGAAAGAGGAAAGAGAGCTTCCACTGAAAATGTCCCAGGAATAGTTGGAATAGGAAAAGCAATAGAATTAGCAACTTCTGAAATGAAGACAGAAAGTAAAAGACTTAGTAAATTAAGGGATAAACTTACAAAAGGATTAGTTGAAGAAATACCTTATGCTAAAGTAAATGGACCTAGTGGAGATAAGAGACTTCCTGGAAATGTTAATTTGAGTTTTATAGGAATAGAAGGAGAAACTTTGCTTCTAGATTTAAATGATGCAGGTATATTTGTTTCTACAGGAAGTGCTTGTGCATCGGCTTCATTGGATCCGTCACATGTACTTTTAGCTTTAGGGTTACCTCACGAAGTGGCACATGGTTCCCTTAGATTAACTTTAGGTGCTGGTACTACTGAAGAGGATGTAGATTATGCACTGCAGGTAATTCCGAAGGTAGTAGCTAGAAGAAGGGCAATGTCACCGCTTTGGGAAGACTTTCTTAAAACACAAAATAAAGGAGAGAAGGTAGAACAATTATGA
- the nifU gene encoding Fe-S cluster assembly scaffold protein NifU yields MYSEKVMDHFRHPRNVGEIPDANGVGEVGNPQCGDIMKIYIKVEDDVIKDIKFKTFGCGSAIASSSMATELIKGKTLEDAWELTNKAVAEALDGLPPVKMHCSVLAEEAIHKAINDYRESQGLEPWATKNHSETIHEHVHGN; encoded by the coding sequence ATGTACAGCGAAAAGGTTATGGATCACTTTAGACACCCTAGAAATGTAGGTGAAATTCCGGATGCAAATGGTGTTGGAGAAGTTGGAAATCCACAATGTGGAGATATAATGAAGATATATATAAAGGTTGAAGATGATGTGATAAAAGATATAAAGTTTAAGACTTTTGGATGCGGTTCTGCTATAGCATCTTCCAGTATGGCAACTGAACTTATAAAAGGAAAAACATTAGAAGATGCATGGGAGCTTACTAACAAGGCAGTTGCAGAGGCGCTGGATGGACTTCCACCAGTGAAGATGCATTGTTCTGTTTTAGCAGAAGAAGCTATCCATAAGGCAATAAACGATTATAGAGAGTCACAGGGACTTGAACCATGGGCAACTAAAAATCATTCTGAAACTATCCACGAACATGTTCATGGAAATTAA
- a CDS encoding PRC-barrel domain-containing protein, with protein sequence MISLYRIRDFIFMDAVNLSGNLLGFISDIFLDFNKKQVKGFVITPNNIFRKSLNVFIKDIVSLTSVIVVTNVNKDKYFQFNDVKRMNVVDEKGCLIGMVEDILFDEESFCIKAVILSTGFINNFIKGKKILLIDDLTLGEDNVFYRGKKENLKFFNSPHALFNSDKASERK encoded by the coding sequence GTGATATCTTTGTATAGAATAAGAGATTTTATATTTATGGATGCAGTAAATCTTTCAGGAAATTTACTGGGGTTTATAAGTGATATATTTTTAGACTTTAACAAAAAACAAGTAAAGGGGTTTGTTATAACTCCTAACAACATATTTAGAAAAAGTTTAAACGTATTTATAAAGGATATAGTGAGTCTAACATCTGTAATAGTTGTTACTAATGTAAATAAGGATAAGTATTTTCAATTTAATGATGTAAAGAGAATGAATGTAGTGGATGAAAAAGGATGTTTAATAGGGATGGTAGAAGATATATTATTTGATGAAGAAAGTTTTTGCATAAAGGCAGTTATACTTTCCACTGGATTTATAAATAATTTTATAAAAGGAAAAAAAATATTGCTTATAGATGATTTGACTTTAGGAGAAGATAACGTATTTTACAGAGGGAAAAAAGAAAATTTAAAATTTTTTAATTCTCCTCATGCACTATTTAACTCAGATAAGGCATCTGAAAGAAAATAG
- a CDS encoding AI-2E family transporter has protein sequence MMNIIKNSVVKYVLTIVIFAAAALLVAKSSVLREMLYLIFISFLIAYTLKPIEIKMVNAGVNKKVSAIIIIGILILLVVSTFALLIPSLFKESLKLNATAANIQMLIDKFYAKLKLIQGNRTIHLLVNNLNRRIDSEIASIFVKIFDFLMNMGENILYLVVIPIITYYFLADDKCINESLLSAFPVNSRKPIKKICCHADKILGRYIASQIMLSALVGIATFFILIFLKVEFPIILSILNAFFNIIPYFGPIFGALPAIVIALTKSPETALWTAVWLYLLQQIEGNILSPKVTGDSIDMHPLIVILLLIVGGKISGFIGMVLAVPFGVLVKVIYEDLNYYMF, from the coding sequence ATGATGAATATTATTAAAAATTCTGTCGTCAAATATGTACTTACAATAGTTATATTTGCAGCAGCTGCCTTGCTTGTTGCTAAAAGTTCTGTATTAAGGGAAATGTTATATTTGATTTTTATATCTTTTTTAATAGCGTATACCCTAAAACCTATAGAAATAAAGATGGTTAATGCCGGAGTAAATAAAAAAGTTAGTGCTATTATTATAATAGGTATACTAATTTTATTAGTTGTTTCTACATTTGCTCTTCTTATACCATCTTTATTTAAGGAAAGCTTAAAGTTAAATGCCACTGCTGCCAATATTCAGATGTTAATAGACAAATTTTATGCAAAACTAAAGTTAATCCAGGGCAATAGGACAATACACTTATTAGTAAATAATTTAAATAGAAGGATTGACAGTGAAATTGCTTCTATATTTGTTAAAATATTCGATTTCTTAATGAATATGGGAGAAAATATATTGTATTTAGTAGTTATACCAATAATAACTTATTACTTTTTAGCTGATGATAAATGCATAAATGAAAGTTTGCTTTCGGCATTCCCGGTAAATAGTAGAAAACCTATTAAAAAAATATGCTGTCATGCAGATAAGATATTAGGACGATATATAGCAAGTCAGATTATGCTAAGTGCTCTTGTGGGAATAGCTACTTTTTTTATACTTATATTTTTAAAGGTGGAATTTCCTATAATATTATCTATATTAAATGCATTTTTTAACATAATACCTTATTTTGGACCTATATTTGGGGCTCTCCCGGCTATAGTTATAGCCCTTACAAAATCTCCAGAAACGGCTTTATGGACAGCGGTATGGCTTTATCTTCTGCAGCAGATAGAAGGAAACATACTATCACCTAAGGTTACAGGAGATAGCATAGATATGCATCCTCTTATAGTCATTCTTCTATTAATAGTTGGAGGAAAGATATCAGGATTTATTGGAATGGTATTAGCAGTACCTTTTGGAGTTTTAGTTAAAGTTATATATGAGGATCTGAATTACTATATGTTTTAA
- the alaS gene encoding alanine--tRNA ligase, with amino-acid sequence MEKLGLNQIREMYLSFFEKKGHLRMPSFSLVPNNDKSLLLINAGMAPLKPYFTGLKVPPRKRVTTCQKCIRTGDIENVGKTSRHGTFFEMLGNFSFGDYFKEEVIPWAWEFTTDVLKIPKDKLYVTIYLDDDEAYDIWVKKTDIDPSRIFRLGKEDNFWEHGAGPCGPCSEIHYDRGEGKITTVDEFVKAGDSDRVVEFWNLVFTQFDKDEEGNYNKLSHPNIDTGMGLERMATIMQGKNSIFEVDTINSILKEVSNMAGIEYSKNEKSDMSMRIITDHVRSVTFMISDGILPSNEGRGYVLRRLLRRAAKHGKSLGIKEGFLYKLTEVVINNSCGNYPELKEKEEYIKKIIKLEEERFDETIDSGMQILNDFISDLKSNKNTVLEGEKAFKLYDTYGFPIELTQEILEEKGMTVDLDEFNQNMKDQRERARSARAETNYMGAENTVLNKIPFEINTVFEGYDRLKSSSKVKLIVKDEEFVSVLNEGEEGVIITANTPFYAEMGGQVGDKGTVFSENFKGEVLDCKKNLAGKVLHFVKVISGSINLEDTIELSVDEDRRSNIRKNHTATHLLDSALKQVLGEQVHQSGSYVDESRLRFDFNHFEAVSYEKLRNIENLVNESIMKVYPVKTTIMSLEEAKESGAIALFDNKYKDEVRVVSVGNFSKELCGGTHVSNSGEIGLFKITSETGIAAGIRRIEAVTGKMAAEYVNSKSDILREISSKLKCSEKEIVHKLDLQSSELKELEKEIEELKLKVAGSAEDDILKSVEKIGGIDLFTGILKDVDGNSLRELADKIRSKSENCVVLLGSSIGGKVQLVAMATKEAVKSGIHCGKIIKEVAAITGGGGGGRPDMAQAGGRLPDKLQEAIGKSNTIITKLVK; translated from the coding sequence ATGGAAAAATTAGGATTAAATCAAATTAGAGAGATGTATTTAAGTTTTTTTGAAAAGAAGGGGCATTTGAGAATGCCAAGTTTTTCTTTAGTGCCCAATAATGATAAGAGCTTACTTCTTATAAATGCAGGAATGGCACCTCTTAAACCCTATTTTACAGGATTGAAGGTTCCACCTAGAAAAAGGGTGACTACCTGTCAGAAATGTATAAGAACAGGGGATATTGAAAATGTTGGGAAAACATCCAGACATGGTACCTTTTTTGAGATGCTTGGAAATTTTTCATTTGGAGACTATTTCAAAGAAGAAGTAATTCCTTGGGCTTGGGAATTTACTACTGATGTTTTAAAGATTCCTAAAGATAAATTATATGTCACTATATATTTAGATGACGATGAAGCTTATGATATATGGGTGAAAAAGACGGACATAGATCCATCTAGAATATTCAGACTAGGAAAAGAAGATAATTTTTGGGAACATGGAGCAGGACCCTGTGGACCTTGTTCGGAGATTCACTATGATAGAGGCGAAGGAAAGATAACTACAGTAGATGAATTTGTAAAAGCAGGTGATAGTGACAGGGTAGTTGAATTTTGGAACTTGGTATTTACACAATTTGATAAAGATGAAGAGGGAAACTACAATAAGCTTTCTCATCCAAATATAGATACGGGTATGGGTCTTGAGAGAATGGCAACTATAATGCAGGGTAAAAACAGTATATTTGAAGTGGATACTATAAATTCTATATTAAAAGAAGTTAGCAATATGGCTGGTATAGAATATAGTAAAAATGAAAAAAGCGATATGTCCATGAGAATAATAACAGATCATGTGAGAAGCGTTACATTTATGATAAGTGATGGAATACTTCCATCTAATGAAGGCCGCGGGTATGTGCTTAGAAGACTTTTAAGAAGGGCTGCAAAGCATGGAAAGTCCCTTGGTATTAAGGAAGGATTTTTGTATAAACTTACAGAAGTTGTCATAAACAATTCTTGCGGAAATTATCCTGAATTGAAGGAAAAAGAAGAGTATATAAAAAAGATTATAAAGCTAGAAGAGGAAAGATTTGATGAAACTATAGATAGTGGAATGCAAATTTTAAATGACTTTATATCTGATTTAAAGTCAAATAAAAATACTGTACTTGAGGGTGAAAAAGCATTTAAATTGTATGACACTTATGGTTTTCCTATAGAACTTACCCAAGAAATATTAGAAGAAAAAGGAATGACTGTGGATTTAGATGAATTCAATCAGAATATGAAAGATCAGAGGGAAAGAGCAAGATCTGCTAGAGCAGAGACCAATTATATGGGAGCAGAAAATACTGTATTAAATAAAATTCCTTTTGAAATAAATACGGTATTTGAAGGGTATGATAGATTAAAATCCAGTTCCAAAGTTAAATTAATTGTAAAAGATGAAGAATTTGTATCTGTTTTAAACGAAGGAGAAGAAGGAGTTATTATAACTGCTAATACGCCTTTTTATGCTGAAATGGGAGGCCAGGTAGGAGACAAGGGAACTGTATTTAGTGAAAATTTCAAAGGAGAAGTTTTAGATTGTAAGAAAAATCTAGCAGGAAAGGTACTACATTTTGTTAAGGTTATTTCAGGAAGTATAAATTTGGAGGATACAATTGAACTGAGTGTAGACGAGGATAGAAGAAGTAATATAAGAAAAAATCATACGGCAACTCATCTATTAGATTCTGCTTTAAAACAAGTTTTAGGAGAACAGGTACATCAGTCTGGTTCTTATGTAGATGAATCTAGGCTAAGGTTTGATTTTAATCATTTTGAAGCTGTAAGCTATGAAAAATTAAGGAATATTGAAAACTTGGTAAATGAAAGTATAATGAAAGTTTATCCTGTAAAAACAACTATAATGTCCTTAGAGGAAGCCAAAGAAAGTGGTGCAATAGCACTTTTCGACAACAAATATAAGGATGAAGTAAGGGTAGTTTCCGTAGGAAATTTCAGCAAGGAACTTTGTGGAGGTACTCATGTAAGTAATTCTGGAGAGATAGGCTTGTTTAAAATAACTTCTGAAACTGGAATAGCAGCTGGTATAAGAAGAATAGAAGCAGTTACAGGTAAGATGGCTGCTGAATATGTTAATTCAAAAAGTGATATACTAAGAGAAATATCAAGCAAACTGAAATGTTCTGAAAAAGAAATTGTTCATAAATTGGATTTGCAATCTAGTGAACTGAAAGAATTGGAAAAAGAAATTGAAGAATTAAAATTGAAAGTTGCAGGAAGTGCAGAAGACGATATTTTAAAGTCAGTAGAGAAAATAGGAGGAATAGATCTATTTACAGGTATATTGAAAGATGTAGATGGAAATTCTCTTAGGGAATTGGCTGATAAAATCAGGAGTAAATCTGAAAATTGTGTAGTTTTGCTTGGAAGCAGCATAGGAGGAAAAGTGCAGCTTGTAGCTATGGCAACTAAAGAAGCAGTAAAAAGTGGAATACATTGTGGAAAAATCATAAAGGAAGTTGCAGCCATTACAGGTGGCGGCGGTGGAGGAAGACCTGATATGGCTCAAGCAGGAGGAAGACTTCCAGATAAGTTACAAGAAGCTATAGGAAAAAGTAATACAATTATTACAAAATTAGTTAAGTAG
- a CDS encoding IreB family regulatory phosphoprotein, producing the protein MSNDNTIQFDISESKKALTKEILTEVYDSLIKKGYNPVNQLVGYLISGDPTYITNYNGARSLVRKLERDEILEEVLKAYLDIK; encoded by the coding sequence ATGAGCAACGATAATACTATTCAGTTTGACATTTCTGAAAGTAAAAAAGCATTGACAAAGGAAATATTGACTGAGGTTTATGATTCGCTAATTAAAAAAGGCTATAATCCAGTAAATCAATTGGTGGGATATTTGATTTCTGGTGATCCAACGTATATAACAAATTATAATGGAGCAAGGTCATTGGTTAGGAAGCTTGAGAGAGATGAAATACTTGAAGAAGTCTTAAAAGCATACTTAGACATAAAATAA
- the ruvX gene encoding Holliday junction resolvase RuvX, whose product MRILGLDIGDRTIGVALSDPLGITAQGITTVRRKNQEKDIEELKSICEKYGVECIVSGLPKNMNGTLGLQSEKVLSFCKVIEQSIKVPIKMWDERLTTVAAHRAMIEGDLSRAKRKKIVDKMAAIYILQGYLDSISK is encoded by the coding sequence TTGAGAATACTCGGATTGGATATAGGTGACAGAACTATAGGAGTGGCACTAAGTGACCCACTTGGGATAACGGCACAAGGAATCACTACTGTGAGAAGAAAGAATCAGGAAAAGGATATTGAGGAATTAAAGTCTATATGTGAAAAATACGGTGTAGAATGTATTGTTTCTGGGCTTCCTAAAAATATGAATGGTACGTTAGGTCTTCAGAGTGAAAAAGTGTTGAGTTTTTGCAAGGTTATAGAGCAAAGTATAAAAGTACCCATAAAGATGTGGGATGAAAGATTAACTACTGTAGCAGCTCATAGGGCTATGATAGAGGGAGATTTATCTAGGGCAAAGAGAAAAAAAATAGTAGATAAGATGGCAGCTATTTATATACTTCAAGGATATTTGGATAGTATTTCAAAATAG